Proteins from a genomic interval of Acetonema longum DSM 6540:
- the sigH gene encoding RNA polymerase sporulation sigma factor SigH: protein MRVSTQRDLYSCFENMTDEEVVLEARDNDSTIAQEYLINKYRNFVRAKARSYFLIGADREDIIQEGMIGLYKAIRDFRNDKLSSFRAFAELCVTRQIITAIKTATRQKHIPLNSYVSLNKPIYDEDSDRTLLDVLSGSKVSDPEELVISREEFIDIEEKMGEILSELEWKVLMAYLDGKSYQEIAVELERHVKSIDNALQRVKRKLERYLDNRADDQEIRGVYKGLVGMGKDTQVESSEYDPLGDES, encoded by the coding sequence ATGCGGGTTAGTACTCAACGCGATTTGTATAGCTGTTTTGAGAACATGACCGATGAGGAAGTAGTGCTAGAAGCCAGAGATAACGATAGCACAATCGCACAGGAGTATTTGATTAACAAGTACCGCAACTTCGTTCGTGCGAAAGCCAGATCGTATTTTCTGATTGGCGCTGACCGGGAAGATATCATCCAAGAAGGCATGATCGGGCTTTATAAAGCCATTCGGGACTTTCGCAATGATAAGCTGTCTTCGTTCCGTGCCTTCGCCGAATTGTGCGTTACGCGCCAAATTATTACTGCGATTAAAACAGCTACCAGGCAAAAACATATTCCTTTGAACTCATATGTTTCTTTAAACAAGCCAATTTATGACGAAGACTCGGACCGCACTTTGCTGGATGTCCTGTCCGGTTCCAAGGTTTCCGACCCGGAAGAACTGGTGATCAGTCGGGAAGAGTTTATTGATATTGAAGAAAAAATGGGCGAAATATTGAGTGAACTGGAATGGAAAGTTCTGATGGCGTATCTGGATGGAAAATCATATCAGGAGATAGCCGTTGAACTGGAGCGTCATGTTAAATCCATTGATAATGCCCTGCAACGGGTCAAACGTAAATTAGAACGCTATCTGGATAATCGCGCTGATGACCAGGAAATTCGCGGCGTATATAAGGGATTGGTCGGCATGGGTAAAGACACTCAGGTAGAAAGTTCTGAATACGACCCGCTGGGTGACGAGTCATAG
- a CDS encoding NYN domain-containing protein, with protein sequence MKNGSDRDVLIVDGYNVIHAWPELAGMLENLDHARDCLVDILAEYGAFKGWRVLVVFDAHSAVSPTTSSKTETIAGVEVAYTAEGETADSYIEKLVYQWVRQEKSVYVVTSDWIEQMVILGSGGYRISARELAVDVKQVKRQLKERKEQADRTGGRHEIGSRVNADVFAKLNRLRHGAGVPQE encoded by the coding sequence GTGAAAAACGGCAGTGACAGAGACGTTCTTATCGTAGATGGCTACAATGTAATTCATGCCTGGCCAGAATTGGCGGGTATGCTGGAAAATTTAGACCATGCCCGGGACTGTTTGGTGGACATACTGGCAGAGTATGGTGCGTTTAAAGGCTGGCGGGTATTGGTGGTCTTTGATGCTCATTCAGCGGTTTCACCGACCACGTCATCCAAAACGGAGACCATCGCCGGGGTGGAAGTGGCGTATACCGCTGAAGGAGAAACTGCCGACAGTTATATTGAAAAACTGGTTTACCAATGGGTGCGCCAAGAGAAAAGTGTTTATGTAGTCACGTCTGACTGGATTGAACAGATGGTGATTTTAGGGTCCGGCGGCTATCGTATTTCCGCCAGAGAATTGGCTGTAGATGTAAAACAAGTAAAAAGGCAGCTGAAGGAAAGGAAAGAGCAGGCCGATCGGACCGGCGGCCGTCATGAGATCGGCAGCCGGGTCAATGCCGATGTCTTTGCCAAACTCAACCGGTTGCGGCATGGCGCGGGGGTTCCCCAAGAATAA